A genomic region of Chryseobacterium sp. KACC 21268 contains the following coding sequences:
- a CDS encoding 4Fe-4S dicluster domain-containing protein: MQYIDNAIFLILLIAGFGLFFKSLKEIYRNIKLGREINRTDRKAERWAIMSRVALGQSKMVKRPIAGILHIFVYVGFVIINIEVLEIIIDGIFGTHRFLQGILGDTFYGFFTSSLEVLALLVVIAVVVFFIRRNFYGVKRLTMKELFGWPKNDANWILIIEFALMVAFFTMNGADYYADTNRFGGNFPISKYIFPFFQNFNVETLHIVEKSAWWFHFVGILFFMNYLYYSKHLHIILAFPNTWFANLEKKGKFNNLDSVTKEIKLMMDPNADPYAAPAEGATEVPSKFGAEDIFDLDQHQLMSAYSCTECGRCTSVCPANITGKKLSPRLIMMKTRDRLEEVGKNINKNGGKFVEDGKKLVNDYITKEELWACTTCNACVEACPVLIDPLSIIFEMRRFLVMEQSAAPQELNLMMTNVENNAAPWQYNQADRLNWAKD, encoded by the coding sequence ATGCAATATATTGATAATGCTATTTTCCTGATTCTTTTAATTGCTGGTTTCGGACTGTTCTTTAAAAGTCTGAAAGAGATCTATCGCAATATCAAATTAGGAAGAGAGATCAACAGAACCGATAGAAAAGCAGAACGATGGGCGATCATGTCCAGAGTCGCGCTTGGACAAAGTAAGATGGTGAAACGCCCGATTGCAGGGATTTTGCATATTTTCGTCTATGTTGGGTTTGTAATTATCAATATCGAAGTACTGGAAATTATCATTGATGGCATCTTCGGAACACATCGGTTTTTACAAGGTATTTTAGGTGATACCTTCTATGGTTTTTTCACATCCTCTTTGGAAGTTTTGGCACTATTGGTGGTGATTGCAGTCGTGGTATTTTTCATTAGAAGAAATTTCTACGGCGTGAAAAGACTGACGATGAAAGAACTTTTCGGTTGGCCAAAGAATGATGCGAATTGGATTTTGATCATCGAGTTTGCTTTGATGGTTGCTTTCTTCACGATGAATGGTGCAGATTATTATGCTGATACCAATCGCTTCGGAGGCAATTTTCCTATTTCAAAATACATATTTCCATTCTTTCAGAATTTCAATGTAGAAACACTTCATATTGTTGAGAAATCCGCTTGGTGGTTTCATTTTGTCGGGATCTTATTCTTTATGAATTATCTATATTACTCAAAACATCTTCATATTATTTTGGCATTCCCAAACACCTGGTTTGCAAATCTTGAGAAAAAGGGAAAATTCAACAATCTGGATTCTGTTACGAAGGAAATCAAATTAATGATGGATCCGAACGCAGATCCTTATGCTGCACCGGCAGAAGGCGCAACAGAAGTGCCATCAAAATTTGGAGCAGAAGATATTTTTGATTTGGATCAGCATCAATTGATGAGCGCTTATTCTTGTACAGAATGTGGACGTTGTACTTCGGTTTGTCCTGCCAATATCACAGGTAAGAAACTTTCACCAAGGTTGATAATGATGAAAACCAGAGATCGTCTGGAGGAAGTCGGAAAAAACATCAACAAGAACGGTGGAAAATTCGTTGAAGACGGAAAAAAACTGGTCAATGATTATATAACTAAAGAAGAACTTTGGGCGTGCACCACTTGTAATGCTTGCGTAGAAGCTTGTCCGGTTCTGATTGATCCTCTATCGATTATATTTGAAATGAGAAGGTTTTTGGTAATGGAGCAATCTGCCGCGCCACAAGAATTAAATCTAATGATGACCAATGTGGAGAATAATGCAGCACCTTGGCAATACAATCAAGCCGATCGTTTGAATTGGGCGAAGGATTAA
- a CDS encoding DUF2520 domain-containing protein, with translation MKTVIIGSGNVAYHLAKAFTQNNIKVYQIYGRNEIELSKISSEFNIPYSTENLESAEFYIIAVSDSAVENISELIKNENALVAHTSGSLPKEILKGNYRKASFYPLQTFSKTKDLDYSKIPFFIEADNQIDEKSLFELASIISDNVEVSTYEKRKYIHLTAVFACNFVNHLFARAKEISDSQDLDFNYFIPLINETVEKIQHLEPKLAQTGPAVRGDERVLKLHEELIKNEEQLHIYKTLNESIKKMYQ, from the coding sequence ATGAAGACAGTAATCATCGGCTCGGGAAATGTGGCTTATCATTTGGCAAAAGCTTTCACTCAGAATAATATTAAGGTTTATCAAATATATGGACGAAACGAAATTGAACTTTCGAAAATTTCAAGCGAGTTTAATATTCCTTATTCAACTGAAAATCTTGAGAGTGCGGAATTTTACATCATCGCTGTTTCGGATTCTGCCGTTGAAAATATTTCTGAATTAATTAAAAATGAAAATGCGCTAGTCGCTCATACTTCTGGTTCTTTGCCTAAAGAAATTTTGAAAGGCAATTACCGAAAGGCAAGTTTCTATCCTTTGCAGACTTTCTCGAAAACCAAAGATCTGGATTATTCCAAAATTCCGTTTTTCATTGAAGCGGACAATCAAATCGATGAAAAATCTTTGTTTGAATTAGCTTCTATCATTTCTGATAATGTGGAAGTTTCAACTTACGAAAAGCGAAAATACATTCATTTGACCGCCGTTTTCGCTTGTAATTTTGTGAATCACCTGTTTGCAAGAGCTAAGGAAATTTCGGATTCTCAGGATTTAGATTTTAATTATTTCATTCCTTTAATTAATGAAACCGTTGAAAAGATTCAACATCTCGAGCCAAAATTGGCTCAAACCGGACCAGCCGTGAGAGGCGACGAAAGAGTTTTGAAACTACACGAAGAATTGATCAAAAACGAAGAACAACTCCATATTTACAAAACGCTGAATGAATCGATTAAAAAAATGTATCAATAA
- a CDS encoding (Fe-S)-binding protein: protein MDFTIKTMADYSAESKSPEVLFWVGCAGSFDDRAKKITKAFCKILNKIGVEFAVLGQEESCTGDPAKRAGNEFVFQMMALTNIEVLNAYEVKKIVTACPHCFNTLKNEYPSLGGNYEVLHHTQFLKDLMNDGRLKIEGGSFKGKKITFHDPCYLGRGNGEYEAPRMLLEKLDAELVEMKRCKTNGLCCGAGGAQMFKEPEKGNKDINVERTEEALSFEPKIIATGCPFCNTMMTDGVKHFNKNTEVEVKDIVELLAEAEDL from the coding sequence ATGGATTTCACTATAAAAACAATGGCGGATTACTCTGCAGAAAGCAAATCTCCGGAAGTTCTCTTCTGGGTCGGTTGCGCTGGAAGTTTCGATGACAGAGCCAAAAAAATAACCAAAGCATTCTGCAAAATTCTAAATAAAATCGGAGTTGAATTCGCTGTTCTTGGACAAGAAGAATCCTGCACAGGTGACCCTGCAAAACGTGCTGGAAACGAGTTTGTTTTCCAAATGATGGCTTTGACCAATATCGAAGTTTTGAATGCTTACGAAGTGAAAAAAATCGTAACGGCTTGTCCACACTGTTTCAATACTTTGAAGAACGAATATCCTAGTCTTGGCGGAAATTACGAAGTTTTACATCATACACAGTTCCTAAAAGATTTAATGAATGATGGCAGACTGAAAATCGAAGGCGGAAGTTTCAAAGGCAAAAAAATCACTTTCCACGATCCATGCTATCTCGGAAGAGGAAATGGCGAATACGAAGCGCCGAGAATGCTCCTTGAAAAATTGGATGCCGAATTGGTAGAGATGAAACGCTGCAAAACCAACGGACTCTGTTGTGGAGCTGGCGGCGCGCAAATGTTCAAAGAACCGGAAAAAGGAAACAAAGACATCAATGTGGAAAGAACAGAAGAAGCCCTTTCATTCGAACCGAAGATCATTGCTACGGGATGCCCGTTTTGCAACACGATGATGACGGATGGCGTGAAACATTTCAATAAAAATACAGAAGTAGAAGTCAAAGATATTGTAGAACTATTGGCAGAGGCAGAGGACTTGTAG
- a CDS encoding SurA N-terminal domain-containing protein produces MAILGEIRKRSWLLLGVIALGLFAFLFNADTFDKLFSKNPNVFGQVNGEDITRDEYNDQLFIMQQQAQQQGQPTKGLEEQAWQILVQSKLIKQQFEKTGLTLSDETFWSQIQYDPIFAQNQQYFDDKGNFKVQQLKTDIEKSQAAQPEAYSFWLKNKKAIEYRMMARMLFGNITSGITTSKKEAELMVKFRDDMANIDFVKVDYLEFSKKNNVKVTTQDLADYIKLHPTRFKATASRNIAYAYFPAAPSAQDDTATLNEINKLFLKGTDASNGAENFQNTTNDSMFVELNSDVPFIPQYVTTAQLPQEIKDKVATAAIGQTFGPYKEQTLYVVSKVLDRQMKPSDSVSSSHILIAYKGAERSTATRSKEEAKAIADKILAEVKANPAKFAEDLKQSDEPNAVERNGSVGWTTPASPFAPGYLSFLASHKKGDIGLAETSFGYHIIRVDERPESLKYKIAHLAKNIKASDKTENQVLTQATRFIQQTQGKSFNQFKSLAEKNKYRFDNPKAVGRFQGTLPGIGSDKDADVIAWAFDKKRENGDTDIFTVEGTGDRIVAYVVGKQDEGLADPETVRDQIEPIVKNKVLAKKILEKINAGKYASLDQAAKALGTTKASATINVFNPSVNGAMEPKVAGAAFGVAVNKLSQPIEGMTGVYLVVKKSVTTNKLPGDIKQITESITQQNSQQFTGALLKSLQDNAKIKDYRIDVWDKNPQQ; encoded by the coding sequence ATGGCAATTTTAGGCGAAATTAGAAAAAGATCATGGCTTCTGTTGGGCGTAATAGCTTTGGGATTGTTTGCATTTCTTTTCAACGCAGATACCTTTGATAAATTATTTTCAAAGAATCCAAATGTTTTTGGACAGGTCAATGGCGAAGATATTACAAGAGACGAGTACAATGACCAGTTGTTCATTATGCAACAGCAAGCACAGCAGCAAGGTCAGCCGACAAAAGGTTTGGAAGAGCAGGCTTGGCAGATCCTTGTGCAGTCAAAACTGATCAAACAGCAATTTGAAAAAACAGGATTGACGCTTTCAGATGAGACATTCTGGAGTCAAATTCAATATGATCCTATTTTCGCGCAGAATCAACAGTATTTTGATGATAAAGGAAACTTTAAAGTTCAACAGCTTAAAACCGATATAGAAAAATCTCAGGCTGCACAGCCAGAGGCTTACTCTTTTTGGTTGAAAAACAAAAAGGCTATCGAATACAGAATGATGGCTAGAATGCTTTTCGGAAATATTACTTCGGGAATCACGACCAGCAAAAAAGAAGCTGAGTTGATGGTGAAATTCCGTGATGATATGGCAAACATTGATTTCGTAAAAGTTGATTATCTGGAGTTTTCTAAAAAGAACAACGTAAAAGTAACGACTCAGGATCTTGCAGATTACATCAAATTACATCCAACGAGATTCAAAGCTACGGCTAGCAGAAATATTGCTTATGCTTATTTCCCAGCTGCTCCTAGTGCTCAGGATGATACTGCAACACTTAACGAAATTAATAAACTTTTCCTAAAGGGAACTGATGCTTCAAACGGTGCTGAGAATTTCCAGAACACGACGAATGATTCTATGTTTGTAGAACTTAATTCTGATGTTCCTTTCATTCCTCAGTATGTAACTACGGCTCAATTGCCACAAGAAATTAAAGATAAAGTTGCTACAGCAGCTATCGGGCAGACTTTTGGTCCTTACAAAGAGCAAACGCTTTATGTCGTATCAAAAGTATTAGACAGACAGATGAAGCCTTCGGATTCTGTAAGCTCCAGTCATATTTTGATCGCTTACAAAGGTGCTGAAAGATCTACAGCTACAAGATCTAAAGAAGAAGCAAAAGCTATCGCTGATAAGATATTGGCTGAAGTAAAAGCTAATCCTGCAAAATTCGCAGAAGATCTTAAACAGTCTGATGAGCCAAACGCGGTAGAAAGAAATGGAAGTGTGGGTTGGACAACGCCAGCTTCTCCATTTGCGCCAGGATATCTAAGCTTTTTGGCATCTCACAAAAAAGGAGATATTGGATTGGCAGAAACATCATTCGGATATCATATCATCAGAGTTGATGAGAGACCGGAAAGTTTGAAGTACAAAATTGCTCACTTGGCTAAAAATATCAAAGCGTCTGACAAAACTGAAAATCAAGTTCTGACTCAAGCAACTAGATTCATTCAGCAAACTCAAGGTAAAAGCTTTAACCAATTCAAAAGCTTAGCAGAGAAAAACAAATACAGATTTGATAATCCTAAAGCTGTAGGAAGATTCCAAGGAACGCTTCCAGGTATTGGCTCAGATAAAGATGCGGATGTGATTGCTTGGGCTTTCGATAAGAAAAGAGAAAATGGAGACACAGATATCTTCACTGTAGAAGGAACTGGTGATAGAATCGTAGCTTATGTGGTTGGAAAGCAAGATGAAGGTCTTGCAGATCCAGAAACGGTAAGAGATCAAATCGAACCAATCGTAAAAAATAAAGTCCTTGCTAAGAAAATCCTTGAGAAAATCAACGCTGGAAAATATGCTTCACTAGACCAAGCCGCAAAAGCATTGGGAACAACGAAAGCTAGTGCTACAATCAATGTCTTCAATCCTTCTGTAAATGGAGCAATGGAGCCAAAAGTTGCTGGAGCAGCGTTCGGAGTTGCTGTGAACAAATTGTCTCAGCCGATAGAAGGTATGACAGGTGTTTACTTAGTGGTTAAAAAATCAGTAACAACCAACAAATTGCCAGGAGACATCAAACAGATCACAGAATCTATCACGCAGCAGAATTCTCAGCAATTCACTGGAGCGCTATTAAAGAGTCTTCAGGATAATGCGAAGATCAAAGATTATAGAATTGACGTTTGGGACAAGAATCCTCAACAATAA
- a CDS encoding glycosyltransferase translates to MKILFISSWFPNKQEPTNGNFVQRHAEAVATQHDVEILHTIGDFNQKEIFVFDDHVINGIRTLIVYYKNSKNPIQNFLRRMKAYRMGFAKMQKPDLVHANVLHNNMLFAVYLKKKHKIPFVVTEHWTVLRKINHGTTSPVIKNIAKFIGNQAAAILPVSDDLKKSLVALGIKKPMKVVPNVVDTALFEPLDVEKKEFTFIHISNLIPRKNADKILNVTVNLLKKGFPIKLKIGGDGETVNLRTIVAKEGLEDKIEIFDTLTISEVSQKLKTSDCFILFSNDENQPCVIAESFASGIKVISTNVGGISEFFPDHFGILIDRPDELLLENAMLELMNEDQILNKKQIADYAKKTFSQEAIANQYSAVYKNVLSGNNRFEN, encoded by the coding sequence TTGAAAATACTTTTCATTTCTTCTTGGTTTCCCAATAAGCAGGAACCTACGAATGGTAATTTTGTGCAGCGTCACGCAGAAGCTGTAGCAACGCAACATGATGTAGAAATCCTGCATACGATTGGAGATTTTAACCAGAAAGAGATTTTTGTGTTTGATGATCATGTGATTAATGGAATCAGAACGCTTATTGTTTATTATAAAAATTCGAAGAATCCAATTCAGAATTTTCTCAGAAGAATGAAAGCGTACAGAATGGGATTTGCAAAAATGCAGAAACCGGATTTGGTCCACGCAAATGTGCTTCACAATAACATGCTTTTTGCTGTTTACCTGAAAAAGAAGCACAAAATCCCGTTTGTGGTAACCGAGCATTGGACAGTACTTAGAAAAATAAATCACGGGACAACTTCTCCTGTTATCAAAAATATTGCAAAGTTTATAGGCAATCAGGCAGCTGCAATTCTGCCGGTGAGCGATGACCTAAAAAAAAGCCTTGTAGCATTAGGAATAAAAAAGCCGATGAAAGTTGTTCCAAATGTCGTAGATACAGCTCTTTTCGAGCCTTTGGATGTTGAGAAGAAAGAATTTACTTTCATTCACATATCCAATTTGATTCCAAGAAAAAATGCAGATAAAATCCTAAATGTAACGGTTAATCTACTGAAAAAGGGATTCCCTATAAAACTGAAAATCGGGGGAGATGGAGAAACGGTTAACTTGAGAACCATCGTCGCAAAAGAAGGTCTTGAAGATAAAATCGAGATATTTGACACTTTAACGATTTCCGAAGTTTCGCAAAAATTAAAGACTTCTGACTGCTTCATACTTTTCAGTAATGATGAAAATCAGCCTTGTGTCATTGCAGAGTCTTTTGCGTCTGGAATCAAAGTGATTTCTACCAATGTTGGAGGGATTTCAGAGTTTTTTCCGGATCATTTTGGGATTTTAATAGACAGGCCAGATGAACTTCTCCTCGAAAATGCTATGCTGGAATTGATGAATGAAGATCAAATTCTGAATAAAAAACAAATCGCTGACTACGCAAAAAAAACATTTTCCCAGGAAGCAATCGCAAACCAATATTCGGCAGTTTACAAAAACGTTCTATCAGGAAATAACAGATTTGAGAACTGA
- the serS gene encoding serine--tRNA ligase translates to MLQVNFLRENKERVLEGLKKRSFKELDLVDAAINADDERKKLQFELDSQLSEMNKISKEIGILMKDGKKEEAEAAKSKTSQYKESSKELQSQLAEAEKALITILYQIPNVPYEKVVAGVTADDNEIIYESTTVEGLGEGAIPHWELAKKYNLIDFELGVKIAGAGFPVYFGKGARLQRALVQYFLDKNVEAGYLEVNPPHVVNEASGYGTGQLPDKEGQMYYVNADDLYLIPTAEVPVTNLYRDVLLDEKDLPIKNTAFSQCYRREAGSYGAHVRGLNRLHQFEKVEIVRIEKPENSYAVLEEMVEHIKSILEDLELPYRILRLCGGDTGFAAAMTYDFEVWSAAQEKWLEVSSVSNFETFQANRLKCRYKADGKSQLVHTLNGSAMALPRIMAALLENNQTGEGIKLPKKIAEYARFELIN, encoded by the coding sequence ATGTTACAGGTTAATTTTTTGCGCGAGAACAAAGAGCGCGTTTTGGAAGGCTTGAAGAAAAGAAGCTTCAAGGAATTAGATTTGGTCGATGCAGCCATTAATGCTGACGACGAAAGAAAAAAACTGCAGTTTGAGCTAGACTCACAACTTTCCGAGATGAACAAAATTTCGAAAGAGATCGGAATCTTGATGAAAGACGGAAAAAAAGAGGAAGCTGAAGCGGCAAAATCCAAAACTTCGCAATACAAAGAATCGAGCAAAGAATTACAATCTCAACTTGCTGAAGCCGAGAAAGCATTGATCACCATTCTGTATCAGATTCCAAATGTACCTTACGAGAAAGTCGTAGCGGGTGTTACAGCTGATGACAACGAGATCATTTACGAATCTACAACGGTTGAAGGTCTTGGTGAAGGTGCAATTCCACACTGGGAATTAGCGAAAAAATATAATTTGATAGACTTTGAATTGGGCGTTAAAATCGCTGGTGCTGGTTTCCCTGTTTATTTTGGGAAAGGTGCAAGATTGCAGAGAGCATTGGTTCAATATTTCTTGGATAAGAATGTGGAAGCAGGTTATTTGGAAGTGAATCCGCCACACGTGGTGAACGAAGCTTCCGGCTACGGAACAGGACAATTGCCCGATAAAGAAGGACAAATGTACTACGTCAATGCAGATGATCTATATTTAATTCCAACAGCGGAAGTTCCGGTGACGAATCTTTACCGCGATGTTTTGTTGGATGAGAAAGACCTGCCAATCAAGAATACAGCGTTTTCTCAATGTTACAGAAGAGAAGCTGGAAGTTACGGCGCTCACGTGAGAGGTTTGAACAGACTTCACCAATTCGAAAAAGTGGAGATCGTGAGAATCGAGAAACCAGAAAATTCTTATGCTGTTTTGGAAGAAATGGTAGAGCATATCAAATCCATTTTGGAAGATCTTGAGTTACCATACAGAATCCTTAGACTTTGTGGTGGTGACACAGGTTTTGCCGCAGCAATGACGTACGACTTCGAGGTTTGGAGTGCAGCGCAGGAAAAATGGTTGGAAGTAAGTTCTGTTTCCAACTTCGAGACGTTCCAGGCGAATCGCTTGAAATGCCGTTACAAAGCAGACGGAAAATCGCAATTGGTTCACACGCTAAACGGTTCTGCAATGGCTTTGCCAAGAATTATGGCCGCTTTGTTAGAAAATAATCAAACAGGAGAAGGAATCAAATTGCCAAAGAAAATTGCAGAATATGCAAGATTTGAATTGATCAATTAA
- a CDS encoding MlaD family protein, whose translation MKLSKELKTGLIAIFAIIGFVVLYQFMKGKSLFTTDNVFFVKYDNVEGLAVSNPVSINGLKVGQVDEIKPITTGGKLHFVVKLTIDDNFEFSKRSTVEIFEPGLMSGKEMRVNLFYGGQTAKDGDTLAGNYQLSMLNSLSSQVKPVKDQLSNVLLKLDSTLASTNKIVDEQNRREIKLLLSNLNKTIESFKGASDRTNSILANNEKGLHEVVANANAAMMTANKTLDKYGAVAERVDIDKLNGTIDQFNQTAGKLNNVISGIQNGEGSLGKLAKDEELYNNLTKTSKNLNELVEDFKVNPKRYVNFSVFGKNADKK comes from the coding sequence GTGAAGTTAAGTAAAGAATTAAAAACAGGGCTCATCGCTATTTTTGCCATTATAGGTTTCGTTGTACTTTATCAATTTATGAAAGGAAAAAGTCTTTTCACAACGGACAATGTTTTCTTCGTGAAATACGACAATGTCGAAGGTCTTGCGGTTTCCAATCCTGTCTCCATCAACGGTCTGAAAGTAGGACAAGTTGATGAAATAAAGCCTATAACAACTGGTGGAAAATTACATTTTGTTGTAAAGCTAACCATAGACGATAATTTCGAATTTTCTAAAAGATCTACTGTTGAGATCTTCGAACCTGGATTGATGTCTGGAAAGGAAATGAGAGTTAATTTGTTTTATGGTGGGCAAACTGCAAAAGATGGTGATACGTTGGCTGGTAACTATCAATTATCAATGCTTAACTCATTGTCATCACAAGTAAAACCAGTGAAAGACCAATTGTCAAATGTATTGCTGAAGTTAGATTCGACGCTTGCAAGCACCAACAAAATTGTTGATGAGCAAAACAGAAGAGAAATCAAATTATTACTTTCAAATCTTAATAAAACAATCGAATCTTTCAAAGGTGCATCTGACAGAACAAACTCTATTCTCGCAAATAACGAAAAAGGCCTACACGAAGTGGTTGCAAATGCCAATGCGGCAATGATGACTGCCAACAAAACGCTGGACAAATACGGTGCTGTAGCAGAACGTGTGGATATTGATAAATTGAATGGAACAATCGACCAGTTCAACCAAACAGCTGGCAAACTGAATAACGTTATTTCTGGCATACAAAACGGCGAAGGTTCGCTTGGTAAATTGGCGAAAGATGAAGAGCTTTACAACAATCTAACTAAGACTTCTAAGAACTTGAATGAGTTGGTAGAAGACTTCAAAGTTAACCCTAAGAGATATGTCAATTTCTCTGTCTTTGGTAAAAACGCAGACAAAAAATAA
- a CDS encoding oligosaccharide flippase family protein produces the protein MNSLKEFLSGFLKNKGHHVFLSFLIAKICGFLSSIVIIRLLSESDYGVLSIVMSVFAIFLPFSGLGSNQILLRYGSITENNDKQRLSSYLFYKGLFYEFILILVFLGFSLIYGEKYEDAYVIFLFCGIRLLGFYLSNHIQTYYRIIGKNSVFANVNNVINIGGFIILVVFTYFFKFYGYLFAIAIIPYLSLLWLKKEIFSSKAQEPENKKELWRFGIFTAATSVISETLFALDILLLGYFMNENAVANYKVAILLPSNIPFLAISFMQSDYPLLSKNYQNKTFLTSYIRNYYKLFIPICIGILLFFYVFKDLLIRFFFGENYVENDNLMMILLFGFTFGMLSRNLFGNLLPAVGKIEINTWVSVISLILLSTISYFLVSAYGILGMGIALASMIIWEGTAYIFCFSNYLKKLS, from the coding sequence ATGAATAGCCTAAAGGAATTTTTAAGCGGTTTTCTCAAAAACAAAGGACATCATGTTTTTCTTTCTTTCCTGATTGCTAAAATCTGTGGTTTTTTAAGTTCTATCGTTATCATCAGACTTTTGTCAGAGAGTGATTATGGCGTTCTGAGTATTGTGATGTCTGTTTTTGCCATTTTTCTGCCTTTTTCAGGATTGGGAAGCAATCAGATTTTGCTACGATATGGCTCTATCACAGAAAATAATGACAAACAGAGATTGTCATCATATCTTTTCTATAAAGGTCTTTTCTACGAGTTTATATTAATTTTAGTATTCCTCGGATTCTCTTTGATATATGGTGAAAAATACGAGGATGCCTATGTGATTTTTTTATTTTGCGGTATTAGATTATTGGGTTTTTATCTGTCAAATCACATCCAGACCTACTACAGGATTATTGGTAAGAATAGTGTTTTTGCCAATGTCAATAATGTTATCAATATCGGCGGATTCATTATTCTGGTAGTTTTTACCTATTTTTTTAAGTTTTATGGTTATCTTTTTGCGATTGCTATTATTCCGTATCTGTCTTTATTATGGCTAAAAAAGGAGATATTCTCATCGAAAGCACAAGAGCCGGAGAATAAAAAAGAACTTTGGAGATTTGGAATTTTCACGGCGGCAACATCTGTGATCTCGGAAACATTATTCGCATTGGACATTTTGCTGTTAGGCTATTTTATGAATGAAAATGCTGTTGCTAATTACAAAGTTGCCATCTTGTTACCTTCCAATATTCCGTTTTTGGCCATTAGTTTTATGCAAAGTGACTATCCGTTGCTTTCCAAAAATTATCAGAACAAGACATTTCTTACCTCGTACATTCGGAATTATTACAAATTATTTATTCCTATCTGTATAGGGATTTTGTTGTTTTTCTACGTTTTTAAGGATTTGTTGATAAGGTTTTTCTTTGGCGAAAATTATGTGGAGAATGATAACCTGATGATGATTCTACTATTTGGATTCACATTTGGAATGCTGTCTCGAAATCTGTTTGGGAATCTCCTGCCGGCAGTCGGTAAGATTGAAATAAACACTTGGGTATCTGTGATTTCATTGATATTACTTTCTACTATTTCCTATTTTTTAGTATCTGCTTATGGCATTTTAGGAATGGGCATTGCCTTAGCAAGTATGATCATTTGGGAAGGAACAGCCTATATTTTTTGTTTCAGCAATTATCTTAAAAAGCTATCGTAA
- a CDS encoding RNA polymerase sigma factor translates to MKLKDEEIVNLLTAPQTVEKGLRAMMDAYQSRLYWHIRRLIVDHDGAQDVLQDTFIKAYQNIHQFKSDSKLYTWLYRIATNEALQALNKMNRMKKTDEDAEYHMQNLVADNAGQDAAEIQVFLQKAIQTLPEKQKLVFNMRYYDDLPYEEISKILDMSVGTCKTNYHYAKDKVESYIKDNYSQEF, encoded by the coding sequence ATGAAGCTCAAAGATGAGGAAATTGTAAACCTGCTAACTGCACCACAAACGGTAGAGAAAGGTTTGCGTGCGATGATGGATGCTTATCAGAGTCGTCTCTATTGGCATATCCGCAGGTTGATTGTCGACCACGACGGCGCTCAGGATGTTTTGCAGGATACATTTATCAAGGCGTATCAGAATATTCATCAGTTCAAAAGTGATAGCAAATTGTACACGTGGTTGTATAGAATTGCTACCAATGAGGCTTTGCAAGCGCTCAACAAAATGAACCGGATGAAAAAGACAGATGAAGATGCGGAATATCATATGCAAAATCTTGTAGCGGACAATGCGGGACAAGATGCTGCGGAGATTCAGGTTTTTTTGCAGAAGGCGATTCAGACTTTGCCAGAGAAACAGAAATTGGTATTCAATATGAGGTATTATGATGATCTGCCTTATGAGGAGATTTCGAAGATTTTGGATATGTCTGTCGGAACCTGTAAGACGAATTATCACTACGCCAAGGACAAAGTAGAAAGTTATATTAAGGACAATTACTCGCAAGAGTTTTAA